A stretch of Nymphalis io chromosome 29, ilAglIoxx1.1, whole genome shotgun sequence DNA encodes these proteins:
- the LOC126779676 gene encoding histone H3, whose translation MARTKQTARKSTGGKAPRKQLATKAARKSAPATGGVKKPHRYRPGTVALREIRRYQKSTELLIRKLPFQRLVREIAQDFKTDLRFQSSAVMALQEASEAYLVGLFEDTNLCAIHAKRVTIMPKDIQLARRIRGERA comes from the coding sequence ATGGCTCGTACCAAACAGACGGCCCGAAAATCAACCGGCGGTAAGGCGCCGCGGAAGCAACTCGCCACCAAGGCCGCTCGTAAGAGCGCTCCGGCCACGGGAGGTGTGAAGAAACCTCATCGTTACAGACCCGGTACGGTCGCTCTTCGTGAAATACGTCGCTATCAGAAGAGTACGGAACTTTTGATACGCAAGCTGCCGTTCCAGCGTCTTGTCCGTGAGATCGCACAAGACTTCAAGACGGATCTACGTTTCCAGAGTTCGGCCGTTATGGCGTTACAGGAAGCTAGCGAGGCTTACCTCGTCGGTCTATTCGAAGACACGAACCTGTGCGCTATCCACGCCAAGCGTGTAACGATCATGCCCAAGGATATTCAATTGGCGCGTAGGATCCGAGGAGAACGTGCTTAA
- the LOC126779700 gene encoding histone H4, whose translation MTGRGKGGKGLGKGGAKRHRKVLRDNIQGITKPAIRRLARRGGVKRISGLIYEETRGVLKVFLENVIRDAVTYTEHAKRKTVTAMDVVYALKRQGRTLYGFGG comes from the coding sequence ATGACCGGTCGCGGTAAAGGTGGAAAAGGTCTGGGGAAAGGTGGCGCGAAGAGACACAGGAAAGTGCTCCGTGATAACATCCAAGGTATCACGAAACCGGCCATCCGTCGTCTCGCACGCAGAGGTGGTGTGAAACGTATATCCGGTCTGATATACGAGGAGACTCGCGGTGTGCTCAAAGTGTTCCTCGAGAACGTCATCCGCGACGCCGTCACTTACACCGAGCACGCGAAGAGGAAGACCGTGACCGCCATGGACGTCGTGTACGCTCTGAAACGTCAGGGTCGTACTCTCTACGGTTTCGGcggttaa